CATCACCAGGCGCTCAAGCTGTGGCTGCGCATGCTGGCCTGCACGACGCGCGTCGAGAACACGATCCGCGGCCGCCTGCGCGCCGCCTTCGGCATCACGTTGCCGCGCTTCGACCTGATGGCCCAGCTGGAGCGCCATCCGGAGGGCTTACGGATGGGCGAGCTGTCGCAGCGGATGATGGTCACGGGCGGCAACGTCACGGGCATCGCGGACCAGCTCGAGCGCGAACGGCTGGTCGTGCGCGTGCCCGATCCGCAGGACGGGCGCGCATTCATGGTCAAGCTCACGCCCCTCGGCCGCACGACCTTCGCCGAGATGGCGGCCGTGCACGAAGGCTGGGTGGCGGACCTGTTCCGCGACATTCCCGCCGCCGACAAGGCGCACATGATCGCGCTGCTCGACACGATGAAACGGCACTTGAACGACAACGACGACCAGGACTAGGACTAGGAGCACACCATGCGTTACCTGCAGGG
This genomic stretch from Massilia putida harbors:
- a CDS encoding MarR family winged helix-turn-helix transcriptional regulator — protein: MKPDLTARLTGEHHQALKLWLRMLACTTRVENTIRGRLRAAFGITLPRFDLMAQLERHPEGLRMGELSQRMMVTGGNVTGIADQLERERLVVRVPDPQDGRAFMVKLTPLGRTTFAEMAAVHEGWVADLFRDIPAADKAHMIALLDTMKRHLNDNDDQD